The Sulfurimonas aquatica genomic sequence CTCACATACAACTGTTCCTCTAACAGCCACACAAGGGTCATGTCGGCCCTTAAGAGAAAAATCTACCTCTTCATTTGTAGTTGTAACAGTATGTTGTTCTTTAAAGATAGATGGAGTTGGCTTAAAATAGACATTTAAAACTATATCATCTCCATTACTAATTCCACCAAGAATACCGCCTGAGTGATTTGTCTCAAAGCCATTTGAACGAATCTCATCATTATTTTGTGAACCCAATACTCTAGAGCTGAGTACTCCATCACCTATCTCAACAGCTTTAACAGCATTTAAGCCCATCATAGCATCAGCTAATACTCCATCAAGTTTATAGTACAGAGGTTGTCCTAATCCAATGGGTACTCCCTGAATAAGAACACGAGAGACACCCCCAACAGAGTCGTGATTATTTTTGGCTTTTAAAATTGCTTCTTTTTGTTCTTCTTCTTTAGCCGAATCAAGCGCATAAATAATACTGCTTTTTGCCTTATCATAATCAAATACTTCACTTTTAATACCTGCCACTTCACTGATACCACTTAATACGCTTATTCCCATCTTAGTTAGCATAAGTTTAGCAATAGCACCAGCAGATACACGAGCAGCTGTCTCACGAGCAGAGCTTCTACCACCACCACGATAATCTCTTATGCCATACTTATTAAAGTAGGTAAAATCTGCATGCCCCGGGCGAAAAATGTCTTTTATGTTAGTGTAATCTTTTGATTTTTGATTTGTATTATATATCAGCATTGCTATAGGTGTACCTGTACTTACACCCTCAAATACACCACTTAATATCTCTACTTTATCCGCTTCCTTGCGTGCAGTTTCAAATTCACTCTTTCCAGGTTTACGTCGGTCAAGTTCACTCTGAATATACTCTTCATCTATCTCTAATCCAGCAGGCACTCCATCCAAAAGACAGCCTATAGCTTTTCCGTGAGACTCGCCAAACGTGCTAAAACGTAATTTCATTCCAAAACTATTCACTACTTTTCCTTCTTTAGTAACTCTATTGTCATTTTTGCTGACTCTTGTTGCGCTATTTTTTTACTCTTTCCCGATGCCCTAGCATACTCTTTGCCTTCTATAAAGACACCGACTTCAAACTCTTTTTTATGGTCCGGGCCACTACTACTCAAAACTCTATACTCAGGAGTAATTCCAAAGCTCGCTTGCGTTAACTCTTGAAGAGTTGTTTTAAAGTCTCGAAATAGAGAATCAAGTGATATCTCATCATGATTCTTCTCTATCAAGTCAATGGCAATTTTACTAACAACCTCAAGGCCTGCTTCAAGGTAAATCGCACCCATGATAGCTTCAAAAGCATTTGAAAGAAGTGATGATTTTTCACGTCCTCCATTATTATCTTCTGCATTAGAAAGCAATATATAACTTCCTAAGTCTAAATGACGTGCTAACTTATCGAAACCTGTCTCGTTTACCAATGATGCTCTTATCTTAGAAAGTTTCCCCTCATTTGAAGTTCTAAACTTAGTAAAAAGGTACTCTCCTACTATAAGGTCTAAAACTGCATCGCCAAGAAATTCTAATCGCTCATTATCGTAGGGCTGTTTATAACTTTTATGTGTCAGCGCTTCGATAATGAGCTTTTGATTTTTAAACTTATAATCTAGTTTTTTTTCTAAACTCTCTATATTTTTATTCATAACTCCCTCTTTATAACAAATCTGTTATTCTATTTATTTCCTACATCATACTCAAGAGCTTTAAGTAAATTCTTACTGAAAAGAGTTGTTCTCTTGAGTATAATCTTGATAAAAATCCTTAGATAAATGCCATTCTACTCTTAATGTATCTAGAGAGTGGCATGATGAACATCTATTAAATGCGAAGGGATAAACCTGTTTACATCCATCACATACATATTCAAAAATAAGTGTAGCACCACCCTTGTTTTGAAGCTTTATCAAAACATTTAATTCAAAAATAGAACTCGATTTTGAAAGTGCAATATCACCTCTGGCACTATATAAATCGCGTAAATAACCATTTTGTGAAATTATATCTAAATTCAACTCTTTGGTATCTATAGCCCAGAAAATGTCACTAAGGAGTTCGCTTTTTGAGCTATCTAAGTTTTGCCAAGCAAGCTTAGGGTTTACTCTAAACAAGTACTCAAATATCATATAGGTTAATTTATGAGTTTCATTATGTATTGCTAAGAGTTTATCCGCTTTTTTATCAATGCTTATGTCACTCCTACTTAAGATATGCATAACTTTTAAATATGCACTCTCGAGTGCGACATCCTCGTGAAGTTCATCTAATGGCTCGAGTACATCTAACGCGGAGTTATAATCTCTCATATACTCATATACTAGCAAAAGATAATGTAGTGCTTGAGGAGTTCGTGGGCTCTTTTTTAGTATCTCCAAAAAGATTTGTTTGGAACGTTCTAAAAAACCTGCTTTAAAGTATGTTTTACCTAAAAGAAACATTGTCTCTTTAGTGTTTGAGCTACTCTTTATCTTTAGAAGTTCCTGATAGATCTCAATACTTTTTTCATAATCTCCACTCTTGTAATAAGAGTTTGCTAGAAGCAGCCAGGACTTTTCAGACAACTCGCCACTAGAAATAAGAACTTCTAGTTCATTTTTTGATGGAAGTGAGTTAAACTGTTTTAGAAATCTATCGAGATATTTTGAGTCCTCTTTGCGTTTATATCGCCCCCACCAATAAGAAAAAAATGTAATCATAAAAATAATTGTAAAAAATATTATAATTGAGAAAAGGGGATCGCGGAACTCTATAAAAAATGTATTCATCAGTCGTAAACCACCACTCCATAGTCATCTTTTAATCTATAGTAAGTCGAATCAAGTGTAATTTCTAAATCTTTTGCTTTGCCAAGTTGAATGATAGAATTTTTAGAGACCTTAATGCCATTCTCTTTAAAGAACTTTCTAATATTGACAAACTTAACGTCTTCTACAAACTTATACTCAAACTCTCTATAAAGTCTCATTTTATCATAAGAGAATATATGCTCATTTACATGAAGTTGGTCTGATGCGTATTTTATAGGAAGATATCCGGAGAGGTCTGTTAATATCTTTTCTACATGTTCGTGCTTAGGCGGTAGCGTCTCTTTTTTAATAAAAATATACTTATTATTGAGTTTTAGACTTGGTGTATTTTTCCAGTACTTGTATGCTGGATTTGATACGCCAAGTTTTGAAGAGACTTCTCTCCAAAGCCAAAAGGAGTTAAGTGTGCTAGGTAGATGAGACATGGCGTTTAACTCCTTTGGCAGTATTTTAATAAATTATATAATCTTTTATGTCATAGTGCCCTTAAAGAGGTTTTTGTAAAAGTATATCCTTACAATAGACTAATAAGTAAGGCACTAAATATCAACTGTAGAGCAAATAAAAGTGATGAGACTTTAAACGCCGTTCCAGCAGTTTTAACAATTGTTCCAAAGTGAATCATTAAACCTATTGCACTCATCGCTATAAGAGTAATATAGTGACTAACAGAGCCAATAACTGCTTCAAGTTCTTTTGGTAACCATCCAAGTGAAGCTACAACAGAAAAACCTACAAACCAAAGTATAAAAGACGGTACTCCTACCTTTGCTGTTCCCGTTACTTCATCAGCGTTCTTTAAACTCTCCCTTTTTGCAATATATATTAAGATAAGCACTAGTGGAACAAGTAATAAAACTCTTCCCATTTTCACAACAGTCGCATAGTGACCAGATTCAGCAGAGATGCTAAATCCTGCTGCAACGGCTTGTCCAACCGCCTGAAGGGTATTTCCTGTAAAAACACCCGCTTGAATATTACTAAAACCAATAAGATGTGCTAAAGCAGGTGCTAAAAATATACCTATAGTTCCCATAAGGTTTACAAGTGCTATACTCACGCCAACATCAGCACTTTTAACTTTTGCAATTCCAGACGTAGCCGCGATAGCAGAACTTCCACATACACCATTTCCTATTCCTATCATAAGTGAAAGTTTAGGATTTAGTTTAAAAAGTTTTCCAAGAAGTAGACCCATAAAAATTGTAAACGCCATCCCTAAAACAATAATCAAAATAGTTTTAAAACCTAGGTTTGCAAGCATTGTAAAGTTAAGATTTATTCCCATAAGAGCAATAGCAAACATTAAAAGATCTTTTTCTGCCCACTTCACACCACTTTTATACTCAGACTCATCTGAATGAAAAGTACTATAAAAATAATTTCCTACTATCATTCCAAGTATGATTGCTACGGTTGCTGTACTAAAAGAGATAAAGTGAGTGATGATACTAGCTACAATAGCCACTGCAATACTAGCTAGCAGACCTTTTGTATATGTTTTATATTTAGATATGTTGAACATCTAAGTCCTTTGTATTTTATAAGTATCGAATTATACCAAAAAGCTATTTTACTTCTATCTCCATCTTTACTTTTACAATATTTTCTTCTGAATCATCCACTGTTACAACTTTAGACTTACTAATACGAGCAACAGAAATCGACTTCTCCTGTGTTAGATAGCTCACTATTGCCTCAGCTCTAGACTCTGCTAAAGCACTCATCTCCTCTATCGTTACAGGTTGGATTTCCCTGCATAGTTTAAGGAGTCGAGTATGATACTCGCGTTTAATCTCATCATCTTCATACTTATCTCTTAAGCTCTCTTTGAGTTCATCAAGCTTATCATCATCTTTAGACTCTTCATATATATCTTCTAGAATTTCTATACTCTGAGCACTCACATTTTCATTTATATTTTTTATATCACTTTTTTGCATAACCAGCTTACTTAACTTCTCTTCTCTGAGAGCTCTCAAATCTGAACTTGCATCATATGCAGGAGTTACCTTTAGAGATATTTTTGGTCGTTTCATCATCATTGTATATATCTGATCGAGTTTTTCACGTTCTGTCGCTTCTATCATACTTTTTGATGCTTCAAATTCCAAGAACTCAAGAGAGTCAGCATCTATTCCCATAAGTGCACCTAAAAATTTAAAAGGTGCTGTAACGGCTTTTGTAATGACTCCTACAACAGTTTTAAAAACTAGTTCTCCATACTTAAAGTCAGGCTCATCTACATTTCCTTCTACTGGCATATCTATATCGATAACTCCATCATTATCCTCTAGTAAAGCAATTACAAAACCTAACGGAAGTACAGTTATATTTTCATCTTCGACCTCATCACCTAGCTCTATATTTTTGATTATTATCTTATTACTCCCCTCTAAATCAGAGTTGAGCATTTTATAGCCAAGGTCAAGGTATAGTTTTCCGGAATCTATCTCATGTCCTGCAAAAGATGCACTGTATCCGCTAAGAGAGTTAAGATCTAAGTTTTTAAAGTTAAAGTTAATATCTGTGTATGCCTTGGGGTCTGAAGCATCAAGACTACCCTCTAACTTTGTTGAACCATACCTGTCTACTTCCCCGCTTATATCCACATAGCTTGTCTCCCCTGGAGTGTTTGATATAGAGTAGATAACGCCATTTAAATCATGAATATGTGTATGGAATTTAATAGGTATGGAGTAGTCTGCAAACTCAGCACTTCCAAGTGATACATTTACTTTTGCTATC encodes the following:
- the aroC gene encoding chorismate synthase translates to MNSFGMKLRFSTFGESHGKAIGCLLDGVPAGLEIDEEYIQSELDRRKPGKSEFETARKEADKVEILSGVFEGVSTGTPIAMLIYNTNQKSKDYTNIKDIFRPGHADFTYFNKYGIRDYRGGGRSSARETAARVSAGAIAKLMLTKMGISVLSGISEVAGIKSEVFDYDKAKSSIIYALDSAKEEEQKEAILKAKNNHDSVGGVSRVLIQGVPIGLGQPLYYKLDGVLADAMMGLNAVKAVEIGDGVLSSRVLGSQNNDEIRSNGFETNHSGGILGGISNGDDIVLNVYFKPTPSIFKEQHTVTTTNEEVDFSLKGRHDPCVAVRGTVVCESMAALVIADMLLLNMGSNMEGVRKYYS
- the rnc gene encoding ribonuclease III, which encodes MNKNIESLEKKLDYKFKNQKLIIEALTHKSYKQPYDNERLEFLGDAVLDLIVGEYLFTKFRTSNEGKLSKIRASLVNETGFDKLARHLDLGSYILLSNAEDNNGGREKSSLLSNAFEAIMGAIYLEAGLEVVSKIAIDLIEKNHDEISLDSLFRDFKTTLQELTQASFGITPEYRVLSSSGPDHKKEFEVGVFIEGKEYARASGKSKKIAQQESAKMTIELLKKEK
- a CDS encoding tetratricopeptide repeat protein — translated: MITFFSYWWGRYKRKEDSKYLDRFLKQFNSLPSKNELEVLISSGELSEKSWLLLANSYYKSGDYEKSIEIYQELLKIKSSSNTKETMFLLGKTYFKAGFLERSKQIFLEILKKSPRTPQALHYLLLVYEYMRDYNSALDVLEPLDELHEDVALESAYLKVMHILSRSDISIDKKADKLLAIHNETHKLTYMIFEYLFRVNPKLAWQNLDSSKSELLSDIFWAIDTKELNLDIISQNGYLRDLYSARGDIALSKSSSIFELNVLIKLQNKGGATLIFEYVCDGCKQVYPFAFNRCSSCHSLDTLRVEWHLSKDFYQDYTQENNSFQ
- a CDS encoding YeiH family protein produces the protein MFNISKYKTYTKGLLASIAVAIVASIITHFISFSTATVAIILGMIVGNYFYSTFHSDESEYKSGVKWAEKDLLMFAIALMGINLNFTMLANLGFKTILIIVLGMAFTIFMGLLLGKLFKLNPKLSLMIGIGNGVCGSSAIAATSGIAKVKSADVGVSIALVNLMGTIGIFLAPALAHLIGFSNIQAGVFTGNTLQAVGQAVAAGFSISAESGHYATVVKMGRVLLLVPLVLILIYIAKRESLKNADEVTGTAKVGVPSFILWFVGFSVVASLGWLPKELEAVIGSVSHYITLIAMSAIGLMIHFGTIVKTAGTAFKVSSLLFALQLIFSALLISLL